A single Streptomyces sannanensis DNA region contains:
- a CDS encoding TetR/AcrR family transcriptional regulator, which yields MRDETNTAPPVTSRDAALRRRPVQRRSTERVERIIDACAELLDEVGYVALTTKEVARRARVPIGTLYQFFSGRDALLSALALRNLERYTDRLARRMAAEAPGSTAGVVDLAVEEFVAMRRSVPGFGVVDFGAVGREDTGQLLDAGADDNTAVADRLWALTRDALGPHITPVAVRVALESAEAVLGLAFRHDADGDPALIAECKRLLRAYLSQGPPTDTGAR from the coding sequence GTGCGGGACGAGACGAATACGGCGCCACCGGTCACCTCACGGGACGCGGCACTGCGACGCAGGCCTGTGCAGCGGCGCAGCACCGAGCGAGTGGAACGCATCATCGACGCGTGCGCGGAGCTCCTGGACGAGGTCGGATATGTGGCCCTGACCACGAAGGAGGTGGCGCGCAGGGCGAGGGTGCCGATCGGCACCCTCTACCAGTTCTTCTCCGGCAGGGATGCTCTGCTCAGCGCGCTGGCCCTTCGCAATCTGGAGCGCTACACCGATCGGCTCGCCCGGCGGATGGCAGCCGAGGCGCCGGGCAGTACGGCCGGTGTCGTGGACCTGGCCGTCGAGGAATTCGTCGCCATGCGCCGTTCCGTGCCGGGTTTCGGCGTCGTGGACTTCGGGGCGGTCGGACGTGAGGACACCGGACAGCTGCTCGATGCCGGAGCCGACGACAACACCGCCGTCGCCGATCGCCTGTGGGCACTCACCCGTGACGCCCTCGGCCCGCACATCACACCGGTCGCCGTCCGCGTGGCCCTGGAATCCGCTGAAGCCGTACTCGGACTCGCCTTCCGGCACGACGCCGACGGCGATCCCGCGCTCATCGCCGAGTGCAAAAGGCTGCTACGGGCCTATCTGAGCCAGGGGCCGCCGACGGACACGGGCGCGCGGTGA
- a CDS encoding GH1 family beta-glucosidase: protein MNRPHHPPLPDGFVWGVATAAHQIEGAVDEDGRGPSVWDTFAARPGTVRDGHTGAVACDHYHRYAEDVSLLQALGVDAYRFSIAWSRVQPSGSGPVNSRGLDFYDRLTDALLAVGVTPVPTLFHWDLPQALEDEGGWLHRDTAARFAEYAALVADRLADRTQRWITLNEPFVHMAYGYALGVHAPGRALMLDALPAAHHQLLGHGMAATALRDSGAAEVLLVNNCTPVRAAGPTAEDRAAAEAYDTLHNRLFNDPVLLGRYPDLSVFGAGEDLRGAVRDGDLDIIGAPVDALGVNYYNPTWVAAPDGPGLPFAEADVQGYERTAFGWPVVPDGLTELLIGLKDRYGAALPPVFITENGCSQHDVVTDGKVADPGRIAYLDGHVGAVTEAVQAGVDVRGYFAWTLIDNFEWAEGYHQRFGLVHVDHVSQVRTPKDSFAWYRDLIAAHRRAHAKPHSSI from the coding sequence ATGAACCGTCCACACCACCCGCCTCTGCCCGACGGCTTCGTCTGGGGGGTCGCCACCGCCGCTCACCAGATCGAGGGAGCCGTCGACGAGGACGGCCGGGGGCCGTCCGTGTGGGACACCTTCGCTGCCCGTCCCGGCACGGTCCGTGACGGTCACACCGGCGCGGTCGCGTGCGACCACTACCACCGCTATGCGGAGGACGTGTCCCTGCTTCAGGCCCTGGGAGTGGACGCCTACCGCTTCTCGATCGCCTGGTCGCGTGTCCAGCCGTCCGGTTCCGGCCCGGTCAACTCACGGGGTCTGGACTTCTACGACCGGCTCACCGACGCACTCCTCGCCGTCGGAGTCACGCCGGTTCCCACTCTCTTCCACTGGGACTTGCCGCAGGCACTGGAGGACGAGGGAGGCTGGCTGCACAGGGACACCGCCGCCCGTTTCGCCGAGTACGCGGCGCTCGTCGCAGACCGGCTGGCGGACCGGACGCAGCGCTGGATCACTCTCAACGAGCCCTTCGTGCACATGGCTTACGGCTATGCCCTGGGGGTCCACGCGCCCGGCCGCGCGCTGATGCTCGACGCCCTGCCGGCCGCGCATCACCAGCTCCTGGGCCATGGAATGGCGGCGACGGCGCTGCGCGATTCCGGGGCGGCCGAGGTACTCCTCGTCAACAACTGCACCCCGGTACGGGCAGCGGGCCCCACGGCCGAGGACCGAGCGGCGGCGGAAGCGTACGACACCCTGCACAACCGCCTCTTCAACGACCCGGTCCTGCTGGGGCGTTACCCGGACCTCTCGGTCTTCGGAGCCGGTGAGGACCTGCGCGGGGCGGTCCGGGACGGCGATCTCGACATCATCGGCGCGCCGGTCGACGCGCTCGGCGTCAACTACTACAACCCTACCTGGGTCGCCGCCCCGGACGGCCCCGGTCTGCCCTTCGCCGAGGCCGACGTCCAGGGGTACGAGCGGACGGCCTTCGGCTGGCCCGTTGTGCCGGACGGCCTCACGGAACTGCTCATCGGCCTCAAGGACCGTTACGGTGCCGCCCTGCCGCCGGTGTTCATCACGGAGAACGGCTGCTCCCAGCACGACGTGGTGACGGACGGCAAGGTCGCCGACCCAGGCAGGATCGCCTATCTCGACGGGCACGTGGGCGCGGTCACCGAGGCCGTCCAGGCGGGCGTGGACGTGCGCGGCTACTTCGCCTGGACGCTGATCGACAACTTCGAGTGGGCCGAGGGCTACCACCAGCGATTCGGTCTCGTGCATGTGGACCACGTATCACAGGTCCGCACGCCCAAGGACTCCTTCGCGTGGTACCGGGATCTCATCGCCGCTCATCGGAGGGCGCACGCCAAGCCCCACTCCTCAATATGA